From Clostridium cylindrosporum DSM 605:
TTGGACTTTGAAGCCCATTAACTTTAGCTATTAAGTCCATATTAACATTATAGCGATTGGCAATTTTCCAAAGAGTATCGCCTTTGTTAACAACATATATATCCAAAAAAGGCCTCCTTAAAATATTTACTCTCAATAATTTAATATATGTGGATTGTTGTAAAATGTGCAATAACTAACTTAAATCAAAGTCTAAATGGGTATACTACTTATAAATATCTTTCAAATTAAGTTTTTAGCCTGTGGAGGGTAGGTGGAGCATATGAATAAAGTAGAAAATGAAGAATTGGTGATAAAGTGTATTTTACTAGTAGGAACTTTACTAATGAAAAGTGGATCAGAGACCTATAGGGTTCAGGATACTATGAGAGATATTGCGCTTTCTAAGGGGTTTAATAATTCCAGAATAACTGTTACCTCTACGAAAGTTATTTTTTTACCAGGTACTAACTATGAATCAAAAACTATTAAGGTTACAAAACGAATAACGGACCTTGAAAAGATTTCACGTATTAATTCTGTCTCTCTTAATTTAATAAAGTCTAAGATAACTATAAAAGAAGCTTATAACGCTTTGCTTTATATAGATAAAACAAACATTTCACTACCTATTTTTGCACAAGTAGTTTTGCCGGCACTTGCTAGTGGAGGTTTTATAGTTTTATTTCAAGGTAAATATATTGATATTCCAGCTGCTATACTTGCAGGAGGACTTGGATATGGAACATTTCTTATGCTTTTTAAGCTAACAAATATAAAATTTATATCAGATTTTATAGCTTCAGTTGTTATTGCATTAGTGGCATTAGGAGCAACAAAATATGGCTTAGGGACAGATATAGAAAAGATTATTGTTGGTTCTGTTATGCCATTAGTACCAGGTATCACTATTGCAAATGGAGTAAGGGATTTAGTAACAGGGCATTTTGTTGTGGCTATGCCAAGATGTGCAGAGTCTTGTCTTACTGCTTTAGCTGTTGGTTCAGGGATAGCTTCTGTAGTAGTATTTTAAGGTTAGGAGAAGAAAAGATGGATTGGTTTATGCAAGGGATAGGTAGCTTTCTAGCGGCAGTTGGAATCTCTGTAGTTTTTAATGCACCTGCAAAATTTCTAGTAAACTGCGGTGTATTAGGAATAATGGGGTGGATGACTTCCTATATACTTATAAAAAATTCAGTTAATATATATCCAGCTTCATTTGCAGGGGCATTTATAGTTGGAATTTTAGCCCATGTTTTAGCGAGTTACTTTAAAATGCCAACAATCCTCTTTAATGTTGCTGGGATTATACCTTTAGTTCCAGGGGGAATGGCATATGAAGCTATGCACTCGATTGCCTCAAATAAATATATTGAAGGGCTACAGTATGCAGCAAATGTAAGTGTATTATCAGCTGTAATTGTTGTAGGACTAGTATTTGCGGATGTGTTAATTAAATTAATAAGTTCGATTAAATATAGATTGAAAAGAGTGGTATAGTGTAATTCCAAATAAAAATATCTAATCCTTATTAAGCTGACGTAGAAGCTTAATGAATTGAAGTCTTACGGTTTATGACTATGAAGTTAAATTAAATTTAAAATAGTTTAAGTAAAGCATATTATTGTAGTATAAACATTTTTCCACTTACATAATAATAATTACTCTTGAAAAAATTTCCAGTGTAATTATTATGTGAAGGGGATAGTATTTTGGCAATGGAAGGAATTTCTAAAAAGTGGATGGTTTCAGAAGCAGAGTTAGATGATGAACAATACAAAATAAGACAATTAAAGTTTGATAATTATCTTATTGAGGGATGTGCAGGAAGCGGTAAAACTGTTTTGGCTTTACATAAAGCTAAAGAAATCCAAGATACAAAACGAGGTACTTATTTGGTAGTAATCTATACTAAAGCCTTAAGAAGTTTTATAGAAGATGGTGTTAAAAGTTTAGGATTAGATGCTTCAAAGGTATGTCATTATGATGATTTATCTAGATCAGGTATTTCATCTGCTGATTATATTATAGTAGATGAGGTACAGGATTTTTCAAGGGAAGAAATATCTAAGTTAATTAACATGGCAAACGAAAACTTTATCTTTTTTGGGGAT
This genomic window contains:
- a CDS encoding threonine/serine exporter family protein; protein product: MNKVENEELVIKCILLVGTLLMKSGSETYRVQDTMRDIALSKGFNNSRITVTSTKVIFLPGTNYESKTIKVTKRITDLEKISRINSVSLNLIKSKITIKEAYNALLYIDKTNISLPIFAQVVLPALASGGFIVLFQGKYIDIPAAILAGGLGYGTFLMLFKLTNIKFISDFIASVVIALVALGATKYGLGTDIEKIIVGSVMPLVPGITIANGVRDLVTGHFVVAMPRCAESCLTALAVGSGIASVVVF
- a CDS encoding threonine/serine exporter family protein, translated to MDWFMQGIGSFLAAVGISVVFNAPAKFLVNCGVLGIMGWMTSYILIKNSVNIYPASFAGAFIVGILAHVLASYFKMPTILFNVAGIIPLVPGGMAYEAMHSIASNKYIEGLQYAANVSVLSAVIVVGLVFADVLIKLISSIKYRLKRVV